A part of Streptantibioticus cattleyicolor NRRL 8057 = DSM 46488 genomic DNA contains:
- a CDS encoding pyridoxamine 5'-phosphate oxidase family protein, with protein sequence MSTVSDRGRAAGRPGDAEPPPGPAMSRQEALDLLASVPVGRVVFSHRALPAIRPVNHLLDGDEVIIRTHCGAALLGPAGQGAVVAYEADALDPVRRTGWSVVVTGVAAPVTDPERLRRYHHTLRPWVGGAMAHAIRISTDVVTGFRIGRPLAQPDTSIRCVPTTASSRSASSDGEPGAAV encoded by the coding sequence ATGAGCACCGTCAGCGACCGCGGGCGAGCGGCCGGCCGCCCCGGCGACGCCGAACCGCCGCCCGGACCGGCGATGTCACGCCAGGAGGCGCTGGACCTGCTGGCGAGTGTGCCGGTGGGGCGGGTGGTCTTCAGCCACCGGGCGCTGCCGGCGATCCGGCCGGTCAACCATCTGCTCGACGGCGACGAGGTGATCATCCGCACCCACTGCGGCGCGGCCCTGCTCGGTCCGGCCGGCCAGGGCGCGGTGGTCGCCTACGAGGCCGACGCGCTCGACCCCGTACGGCGCACCGGATGGAGCGTCGTGGTCACCGGCGTCGCCGCCCCGGTGACGGATCCGGAACGGCTGCGCCGCTACCACCACACCCTGCGGCCGTGGGTCGGCGGCGCGATGGCGCACGCGATCCGGATCAGCACCGATGTCGTCACCGGCTTCCGGATCGGCCGGCCCCTCGCTCAGCCGGACACCTCCATCCGCTGCGTGCCCACCACCGCCAGCAGCCGTAGCGCCTCCTCGGACGGGGAACCGGGCGCCGCCGTGTAG
- a CDS encoding helix-turn-helix domain-containing protein has product MNGFEAIDALLAQAGHEDELPPPERRRALREALGLSRAQVARALGVAASTVAGWESGRDPGGETRAKYAYFLRGAEDKLPPAPAESPAPAATAGRIADGVPVTPGDAAPAGPDGAPADTATPGDTPDSADSPRRLAVPRPCVLCGRDAGHELAGFPQHLDPAECAAAVRGSGAAERAGVPVEPVGRRVRPVAERSDLIGEAVAAALAEHSGDVEAATAALVRRAIPDAMRLLDHCRKGGRYDIVAHPWLPDILRKPTARDADQVWEARPKWTRPALPAGTHHVTALDVNGAYLSALKTHLPIGQLEHSAGPGHDRRRAGVHLITPPAWHHEDVLPNPLGARDEPGPLWVTEPTLRLLLRLSSPAYGLCDPPEIHESFTSGATENLLEKFRVALKDARERALAEGDEVTMEYVKAMYSKFVATMGESNYNRELYRPDWMHLIRSQAFANLWMKTYKAHSEGLMVVRAMGTDEFHVTGDWRRVFPEGRGVFEVKVKDTYTIGDDPHGPAAADGHDD; this is encoded by the coding sequence GTGAACGGCTTCGAGGCGATCGACGCGCTCCTCGCCCAGGCCGGGCACGAGGACGAACTCCCGCCACCCGAACGCCGCCGGGCCCTGCGCGAAGCGCTCGGCCTCTCCCGCGCCCAGGTCGCCCGCGCCCTCGGGGTCGCCGCCTCCACCGTCGCCGGCTGGGAATCCGGCCGCGACCCCGGCGGCGAGACCCGCGCCAAGTACGCCTACTTCCTCCGCGGCGCCGAAGACAAACTCCCCCCGGCACCGGCGGAATCCCCGGCGCCCGCCGCCACCGCCGGGCGGATCGCCGACGGTGTACCCGTCACCCCCGGCGACGCCGCGCCCGCCGGTCCGGACGGCGCGCCCGCCGACACCGCCACCCCCGGCGACACCCCCGACTCCGCCGACAGCCCCCGACGCCTGGCCGTCCCACGGCCCTGCGTGTTGTGCGGGCGGGACGCCGGGCACGAACTCGCGGGGTTTCCGCAGCACTTGGACCCGGCCGAGTGCGCGGCGGCGGTCCGGGGGAGCGGGGCCGCCGAACGGGCCGGGGTTCCCGTCGAGCCGGTGGGGCGCCGGGTGCGGCCGGTCGCCGAGCGGAGCGACCTGATCGGGGAGGCGGTCGCCGCGGCGCTGGCCGAGCACTCCGGTGACGTGGAGGCGGCGACGGCGGCGCTGGTCAGGCGGGCGATCCCGGACGCGATGCGACTGCTCGACCACTGCCGCAAGGGGGGCCGGTACGACATCGTGGCCCACCCCTGGCTCCCCGACATCCTCCGCAAGCCCACCGCGCGCGACGCCGACCAGGTGTGGGAGGCCCGCCCCAAGTGGACGCGGCCCGCGCTGCCCGCCGGCACCCACCACGTCACCGCGCTCGACGTCAACGGCGCCTACCTGTCCGCCCTCAAGACCCATCTGCCGATCGGCCAGTTGGAACACTCCGCCGGTCCCGGCCACGACCGGCGCCGCGCGGGGGTCCACCTGATCACCCCGCCCGCGTGGCACCACGAGGACGTCCTGCCCAACCCGCTCGGCGCCCGCGACGAACCCGGGCCGCTGTGGGTCACCGAGCCGACCCTGCGGTTGCTGCTGCGGCTCTCCTCGCCCGCGTACGGGCTGTGCGACCCGCCCGAGATCCACGAGTCGTTCACCTCCGGCGCCACGGAGAACCTGCTGGAGAAGTTCCGGGTCGCCCTCAAGGACGCGCGGGAGCGGGCGCTCGCCGAGGGCGACGAGGTGACCATGGAGTACGTCAAGGCGATGTACTCGAAGTTCGTGGCCACCATGGGGGAGTCCAACTACAACCGGGAGCTGTACCGCCCGGACTGGATGCACCTGATCCGCTCGCAGGCGTTCGCCAACCTGTGGATGAAGACGTACAAGGCGCACAGCGAGGGGCTGATGGTGGTGCGCGCGATGGGCACCGACGAGTTCCACGTCACCGGCGACTGGCGGCGTGTCTTCCCCGAGGGCCGCGGTGTCTTCGAGGTCAAGGTGAAGGACACCTACACCATCGGCGACGACCCGCACGGCCCGGCCGCCGCCGACGGGCACGACGACTGA
- a CDS encoding helix-turn-helix domain-containing protein, protein MRMGSGERVRAAVAALMQITGESQADVAAALGLNQTQVSRRQAGTAAWSLADCDTLAAHYGIDVLDLLAGPTRACEALPAAHRRPSRPEAAR, encoded by the coding sequence ATGCGGATGGGGTCGGGTGAGCGGGTGCGGGCCGCGGTGGCCGCGCTGATGCAGATCACCGGGGAGTCGCAGGCCGATGTCGCCGCGGCCCTCGGCCTCAACCAGACACAGGTCAGCCGCCGGCAGGCGGGCACCGCGGCGTGGAGCCTGGCCGACTGCGACACGCTCGCCGCGCACTACGGCATCGACGTGCTCGACCTGCTCGCCGGGCCCACCCGGGCCTGCGAGGCGCTGCCCGCCGCCCACCGCCGCCCGTCCCGCCCGGAGGCGGCCCGGTGA
- a CDS encoding FadR/GntR family transcriptional regulator gives MSDKATPAPAAPAPVTGERWSPDHLIRHLCETIRTVGVGNRLPSERALAERLDVSRTALRDRIQLLEGLGILRRVPGSGTYVQALDSSGLALVLELAVAACGLTATDLLSVRAALERQAAIELAAAGDPGRLTPVRAALEAMETAVTAEENDTADREFHDALLCAAGNPALSFFADALRRPLRELTTERNAAVNRLPDNRSRMTAAHRTLYRAVAAGNPAEASSALDETFRAPHGNG, from the coding sequence ATGTCCGACAAGGCGACCCCGGCACCGGCGGCCCCGGCCCCCGTCACCGGCGAGCGCTGGAGCCCGGACCACCTGATCAGGCACCTTTGCGAGACGATCCGCACGGTCGGGGTCGGAAACCGCCTGCCCAGCGAGCGTGCCCTGGCCGAACGGCTGGACGTCAGCCGCACCGCGCTACGTGACCGGATCCAACTCCTCGAAGGACTGGGCATCCTGCGTCGCGTGCCCGGATCGGGCACCTACGTGCAGGCGCTGGACTCCTCCGGGCTCGCCCTCGTCCTCGAACTCGCCGTCGCCGCCTGCGGATTGACCGCGACTGATCTGCTCAGCGTACGCGCCGCCCTGGAACGCCAGGCCGCCATCGAGCTGGCCGCCGCGGGCGACCCCGGCCGGCTGACCCCGGTGCGCGCCGCCCTGGAGGCGATGGAGACCGCGGTCACCGCCGAGGAGAACGACACCGCGGACCGGGAATTCCACGATGCCCTGCTGTGCGCGGCCGGCAACCCCGCCCTCTCCTTCTTCGCCGACGCCCTGCGCCGCCCGCTGCGCGAACTCACCACCGAGCGTAACGCCGCCGTGAACCGTCTGCCGGATAACCGGTCCCGAATGACCGCCGCCCACCGCACCCTTTACCGCGCGGTCGCCGCCGGAAACCCCGCCGAGGCGTCGTCGGCCCTCGACGAGACGTTCCGGGCACCCCACGGGAACGGGTGA
- a CDS encoding LysR family transcriptional regulator: protein MVEIRQLVTFRKVAAVLSFTRAAAELNYAQSSVTSQIRNLEASLQAELFDRLGGRIQLTEAGRRLVGYADQILALVEEARAQVPGGGEPAGTLAIGTMESITSYRLPPLLEMFHHRYPRVQLSLRPSLCAETCQRLRQGTYDVGFMMEAETEHEGVETEVLVREPLVLVAAPHHPMAGPAAGPVTLEALRSATVLAAEPGCAYRDLFERELSAGTAEPFSFLEFGTIEGIKRGAIAGLGVSLLPQITVAEEIAAGELAVLPWEPPFEVFTQLAWRQGKRLSRELRMFIDETVRLVREEVPARSA from the coding sequence ATGGTGGAAATTCGGCAACTCGTGACGTTCCGTAAGGTGGCGGCCGTCCTGAGTTTCACGAGGGCGGCTGCGGAGCTGAACTACGCGCAGTCCAGTGTGACCAGCCAGATCCGCAACCTGGAGGCGTCGCTCCAGGCGGAGCTGTTCGACCGGCTCGGGGGACGGATCCAGCTCACGGAGGCGGGTCGGCGGCTGGTGGGGTACGCGGACCAGATCCTCGCCCTGGTGGAGGAGGCGCGGGCACAGGTACCGGGCGGCGGCGAGCCCGCCGGCACACTCGCGATAGGGACCATGGAGTCCATCACCTCCTACCGGCTGCCGCCGCTGCTGGAGATGTTCCATCACCGATATCCGAGAGTGCAGTTGTCGCTGCGGCCGAGTCTGTGCGCGGAGACCTGCCAGCGGCTGCGGCAGGGCACGTACGACGTCGGCTTCATGATGGAGGCGGAGACCGAGCACGAGGGCGTCGAGACCGAGGTGCTGGTCCGCGAGCCGCTGGTGCTGGTGGCGGCCCCGCACCATCCGATGGCCGGTCCGGCGGCCGGGCCGGTCACGCTGGAGGCGCTGCGGTCGGCCACCGTGCTGGCGGCCGAGCCCGGATGCGCCTACCGCGACCTGTTCGAGCGGGAGTTGAGCGCGGGGACCGCGGAGCCCTTCTCGTTCCTGGAGTTCGGGACGATCGAGGGGATCAAGCGGGGGGCGATCGCCGGGCTCGGGGTGAGTCTGCTGCCGCAGATCACGGTGGCCGAGGAGATCGCGGCCGGGGAGCTGGCGGTGCTGCCGTGGGAGCCCCCGTTCGAGGTCTTCACGCAGCTGGCGTGGCGTCAAGGCAAGCGGCTCTCTAGGGAGTTGCGGATGTTCATCGACGAGACGGTGCGGCTGGTACGCGAGGAGGTCCCGGCCCGCAGCGCCTGA
- a CDS encoding TauD/TfdA family dioxygenase translates to MTVIDHTTVTTTAATSAAASADATNNAPVRTLTEIVLPDAVRDAIGEQLAALPDPTTDIDLAMARYHQIFAGLPIGILQQMLDFGRHIDTAGVGYVRNLPVDRGLPDTPSDGGPSRDKASYVAEGVLLGLTGLLGEPVGFLTEKRGQLVHDVIPVAGGSMTQTNQGSTVFLNFHNDIVHDSIGRYDVSNPDFLVLSCLRADHEGVAATYYADARDISRALDAGTLETLRSPVFRLNAPGSYVREVAGGNDVLSDPVPVISGPDDSPEISVSANGVRAMTSGGQAALDRLQAACREVAHEVFLRPGQALLINNRKGLHARSQFTARYDGADRWLQRTYVRRNQWSIRYRVTPDNRRVHF, encoded by the coding sequence ATGACCGTCATCGACCACACCACCGTCACCACCACCGCCGCCACCTCTGCCGCCGCCTCCGCCGACGCCACGAACAACGCCCCGGTGCGCACACTCACCGAGATCGTCCTGCCGGACGCGGTCCGCGACGCCATCGGCGAGCAGCTGGCCGCCCTCCCCGATCCGACGACCGACATCGACCTGGCGATGGCCCGCTACCACCAGATCTTCGCCGGGCTGCCGATCGGCATCCTCCAGCAGATGCTCGACTTCGGCCGCCACATCGACACCGCCGGCGTCGGCTACGTCCGCAACCTCCCCGTCGACCGGGGGCTCCCCGACACCCCGTCCGACGGCGGTCCCAGCCGCGACAAGGCGAGCTACGTCGCCGAAGGCGTCCTGCTGGGACTGACCGGGCTGCTGGGCGAGCCGGTCGGCTTCCTGACCGAGAAGCGCGGCCAGCTCGTCCACGACGTGATCCCGGTGGCCGGCGGCTCGATGACCCAGACCAACCAGGGCTCCACCGTCTTCCTCAACTTCCACAACGACATCGTCCACGACTCCATAGGCCGCTACGACGTCAGCAACCCCGACTTCCTCGTCCTCAGCTGCCTGCGCGCCGACCACGAGGGCGTGGCGGCCACCTACTACGCCGACGCCCGTGACATCAGCCGCGCCCTGGACGCCGGCACGCTGGAGACGTTGCGCTCCCCGGTCTTCCGGCTCAACGCCCCCGGCTCCTACGTCCGGGAGGTGGCCGGCGGCAACGACGTGCTCTCCGATCCGGTGCCGGTGATCAGCGGTCCCGACGACTCCCCGGAGATCTCCGTCTCCGCCAACGGCGTCCGCGCGATGACCAGCGGCGGGCAGGCAGCGCTCGACCGCCTCCAGGCGGCCTGCCGGGAAGTGGCCCACGAGGTCTTCCTCCGGCCCGGCCAGGCCCTGCTCATCAACAACCGCAAGGGCCTGCACGCCCGCTCGCAGTTCACCGCCCGCTACGACGGCGCCGACCGCTGGCTGCAGCGCACCTACGTCCGCCGCAACCAGTGGAGCATCCGCTACCGCGTGACCCCCGACAACCGCCGGGTCCACTTCTGA
- a CDS encoding amino acid kinase family protein, with amino-acid sequence MNTTPDVLKFGGSSFPTPQAYGRLARALVQRVENEGRPLAVIVSAMPGETEALRDRLHEIDPHPADSNAAALLTLADTVSAQLLAAAVHREGRRATVLAGHQLGVTTNSSFMWARIEEIDPTPLQRAVAGHDVVIVPGGQAVDAERRPTWLGKNSSDLSAIIVAAALGASRCEIHSDVDGIYSADPNLVTGTRLMRQVSYETAAALSTYGAKVLHRRAVQLARQHGISIVCRLNTEPFRAGTVIGATGDPAAAVIVNRRSVVLNHRDDTEADLAYSTFRTQGVDAVRLSEGPRVALIGGFLDLAEFQRRHDLPPAEITGIPVTALRGSQAEVHTAADEHEAVGLAQRLHDELYAEEPRLTAV; translated from the coding sequence GTGAACACCACACCCGACGTCCTGAAGTTCGGCGGATCCAGCTTCCCCACCCCCCAGGCGTACGGCCGCCTGGCCCGGGCCCTGGTCCAGCGGGTCGAGAACGAGGGCCGGCCGCTGGCGGTGATCGTCAGCGCGATGCCCGGCGAGACCGAGGCCCTGCGCGACCGGCTGCACGAGATCGACCCGCACCCCGCCGACTCGAACGCCGCCGCACTGCTCACCCTCGCCGACACCGTCAGCGCCCAGCTGCTGGCCGCCGCGGTCCACCGGGAGGGCCGCCGGGCCACCGTCCTCGCCGGCCACCAGCTCGGGGTGACCACCAACTCGTCCTTCATGTGGGCCCGCATCGAGGAGATCGACCCGACGCCGCTCCAGCGGGCGGTGGCCGGACACGACGTGGTGATCGTCCCCGGCGGCCAGGCGGTCGACGCGGAACGGCGCCCGACCTGGCTCGGCAAGAACAGCTCCGACCTCTCCGCGATCATCGTCGCCGCGGCGCTGGGTGCCTCCCGCTGTGAGATCCACTCCGACGTCGACGGCATCTACAGCGCCGACCCCAACCTGGTCACCGGCACCCGCCTGATGCGCCAGGTCTCCTACGAGACCGCCGCGGCCCTGTCCACCTACGGCGCCAAGGTCCTGCACCGCCGCGCCGTCCAACTCGCTCGGCAGCACGGCATCAGCATCGTCTGCCGGCTCAACACCGAGCCCTTCCGGGCCGGTACGGTCATCGGGGCCACCGGGGACCCGGCCGCCGCGGTGATCGTCAACCGGCGCTCGGTCGTCCTGAACCACCGCGACGACACCGAGGCCGACCTCGCCTACAGCACCTTCCGCACCCAGGGCGTGGACGCGGTCCGGCTGAGCGAGGGCCCCCGGGTGGCGCTCATCGGCGGATTCCTGGACCTGGCGGAGTTCCAGCGCCGCCACGACCTGCCGCCCGCCGAGATCACCGGGATCCCGGTCACCGCGCTGCGCGGCAGCCAGGCCGAGGTGCACACCGCCGCCGACGAGCACGAGGCCGTCGGGCTCGCCCAACGGCTCCACGACGAGCTGTACGCCGAAGAGCCCCGGCTGACCGCGGTATGA
- a CDS encoding aspartate-semialdehyde dehydrogenase, with the protein MTLVTDPTAPRIALVGATGLVGNTLIQLIEERGFRYRDVHLVASARSVGRELTVDGRPYPVQNLEGFDFSQVDLAFFSAGASVSAKYAPHAVAQGALVIDNTSHFRMDPDSPLVVPQVNAHELDRRPVSGVIANPNCSTIPLVRLLQPVEARWGIRQAVVSTYQAASGRGHSGVAELREATAASLADPADPGPAEEFTPSLSFNVVPFIDRLLESGFTFEEQKMLQESRKILGLPHLDVTTTCVRVPVVNSHSEAAWIECHNPVDRAELVALLAALPEVTVHDQDTPGAFPTPRTVADRPDHVHVGRVRVAEHNPRGFWLWLVADNIRIGAALNAIQIAEALLERGTL; encoded by the coding sequence ATGACTCTCGTGACCGATCCCACCGCCCCCCGTATCGCTCTGGTCGGCGCCACCGGCCTGGTCGGCAACACCCTCATCCAGCTCATCGAGGAACGCGGCTTCCGCTACCGGGACGTCCACCTGGTCGCCTCCGCCCGCTCCGTGGGCCGCGAACTCACCGTCGACGGCCGCCCCTACCCGGTGCAGAACCTCGAAGGGTTCGACTTCTCCCAGGTGGACCTGGCGTTCTTCTCCGCCGGAGCCTCGGTCAGCGCCAAGTACGCCCCGCACGCCGTCGCCCAGGGCGCGCTGGTCATCGACAACACCAGCCACTTCCGGATGGACCCCGACTCACCCCTGGTCGTCCCGCAGGTCAACGCCCACGAACTCGACCGCCGCCCGGTCAGCGGGGTGATCGCCAACCCCAACTGCTCCACCATCCCGCTGGTACGGCTGCTGCAGCCGGTGGAAGCCCGCTGGGGCATCCGGCAGGCCGTCGTCAGCACCTACCAGGCGGCCTCCGGACGAGGCCACTCCGGCGTCGCCGAACTGCGCGAGGCCACCGCCGCCTCCCTGGCCGACCCCGCCGACCCGGGCCCCGCCGAGGAGTTCACCCCGTCCCTGTCGTTCAACGTCGTCCCCTTCATCGACCGGCTGCTGGAGAGCGGGTTCACCTTCGAGGAGCAGAAGATGCTCCAGGAGTCCCGCAAGATCCTCGGCCTGCCCCACCTCGACGTCACCACCACCTGTGTGCGCGTCCCCGTGGTCAACAGCCACTCCGAGGCGGCCTGGATCGAATGCCACAACCCCGTCGACCGCGCCGAACTCGTCGCCCTGCTGGCCGCGTTGCCCGAGGTCACCGTCCACGACCAGGACACCCCCGGCGCGTTCCCCACCCCCCGCACCGTGGCCGACCGGCCCGACCACGTCCACGTCGGACGGGTCCGGGTGGCCGAACACAACCCGCGCGGCTTCTGGCTGTGGCTGGTCGCCGACAACATCCGCATCGGCGCGGCGCTCAACGCCATCCAGATCGCCGAGGCCCTGTTGGAGCGAGGCACGCTGTGA
- a CDS encoding DMT family transporter, translating to MSESTTRIMEKKGAIELTAAMVLSGSLGIFVTESGASPFNAVFFRCVFGAVALGLYCLVRGLFKNHGFTPKKLALAALGGVFIVFNWAFLFEAYKSTSISMATVVYHTQPFYVVLLGALVFRDKITRTKMGWLAVAFVGLILVADISPSDLTSGSRYLVGLGQALLAALLYAFATIIAKKLTGVRPHLIALVQVVVGIPLLLPFTNLSQTGHLGSGWAWLVGIGVIHTCLMYILMYSSYQKLPTAKIAVLAYVYPAVAMLGDWIVYGHHITVLQALGLPLIVAASLGNNLGWKFAPRRKAAAATTATVPSTSGATR from the coding sequence ATGTCCGAATCAACAACGCGCATCATGGAGAAGAAGGGAGCCATCGAACTCACCGCCGCGATGGTGCTCTCCGGATCCCTCGGCATCTTCGTCACCGAGTCCGGTGCCTCCCCGTTCAACGCCGTCTTCTTCCGCTGCGTCTTCGGCGCGGTGGCGCTGGGCCTGTACTGCCTGGTGCGGGGGTTGTTCAAGAACCACGGCTTCACCCCCAAGAAGCTGGCGCTGGCCGCGCTGGGCGGCGTGTTCATCGTCTTCAACTGGGCGTTCCTGTTCGAGGCGTACAAGTCCACCTCGATCTCGATGGCGACCGTCGTCTACCACACCCAACCCTTCTACGTGGTGCTGCTGGGCGCCCTCGTCTTCCGCGACAAGATCACCCGCACCAAGATGGGCTGGCTGGCCGTCGCCTTCGTCGGACTGATCCTGGTCGCCGACATCTCACCGTCCGACCTCACCTCGGGCAGCCGCTATCTCGTCGGACTCGGGCAGGCACTGCTGGCCGCGCTGCTGTACGCGTTCGCCACCATCATCGCCAAGAAGCTCACCGGGGTGCGCCCGCATCTGATCGCCCTGGTGCAGGTCGTCGTCGGCATCCCGCTGCTGCTGCCCTTCACCAACCTGAGCCAGACCGGCCACCTCGGTTCCGGCTGGGCCTGGCTGGTGGGGATCGGCGTCATCCACACCTGCCTGATGTACATCCTGATGTACTCCTCGTACCAGAAGCTGCCCACCGCGAAGATCGCCGTCCTCGCCTACGTCTACCCGGCCGTGGCGATGCTGGGCGACTGGATCGTCTACGGCCACCACATCACCGTGCTCCAGGCGCTCGGGCTGCCGCTCATCGTCGCCGCCAGCCTCGGCAACAACCTGGGCTGGAAGTTCGCCCCGCGCCGCAAGGCAGCGGCTGCCACCACCGCCACCGTCCCCTCGACCAGCGGAGCGACCCGATGA
- a CDS encoding transporter substrate-binding domain-containing protein: MNTTTTTPPATSTTTAATTTAPAPTRTTTASAPPTDRTPHSPPALRSSPTLAAVRSAKVVRAVVSRGIRGLSLPDGQGGWSGLDADIARAVAAAVLGSADAVEWLPTDPADRLKRLVAGEADIVTCNVSWTLGREAGWPVLFAGVTAYDGEGFLVRAADGITEPEQLAGRRLAVQAGTTSAANLAAWFGPRGLSVEPVEYPTPGEARAGYDSGECAAYVLDRIALAGERAALADPGAHRILDTAISREPMALAVRDDDAAWFRVCRWVLWFLVSAEYAAQQAPPARRGDALAEAARTAGEHGVSLGLDEGWARRVLEAVGTYGDIYDRNLGPDSGLSVPRGLNELFTRGGLHYAHPLH; the protein is encoded by the coding sequence GTGAACACCACCACCACGACACCGCCGGCCACCTCCACGACGACAGCGGCCACGACGACGGCACCCGCGCCCACGAGGACGACCACGGCCTCGGCGCCACCGACGGACCGTACCCCGCACTCACCGCCCGCGCTGCGTTCCTCCCCGACGCTGGCCGCCGTCCGCTCGGCGAAGGTGGTCCGTGCCGTGGTCAGCCGGGGGATCCGCGGGCTCTCGCTCCCCGACGGCCAGGGCGGCTGGAGCGGGCTGGACGCCGACATCGCCCGGGCGGTCGCCGCCGCGGTACTCGGCTCGGCCGACGCCGTGGAGTGGCTGCCCACCGACCCGGCCGACCGGCTGAAGCGGCTGGTGGCCGGCGAGGCCGACATCGTGACCTGCAACGTGTCCTGGACGCTGGGCCGGGAGGCCGGCTGGCCGGTGCTCTTCGCCGGCGTCACCGCCTACGACGGCGAGGGGTTCCTGGTGCGTGCCGCGGACGGCATCACCGAGCCGGAACAACTCGCCGGACGGCGGCTGGCGGTCCAGGCCGGCACCACCAGCGCCGCCAACCTGGCCGCCTGGTTCGGCCCGCGCGGGCTGAGCGTCGAACCGGTCGAGTACCCCACCCCGGGCGAGGCACGGGCCGGGTACGACAGCGGGGAGTGCGCCGCCTACGTGCTGGACCGCATCGCGCTGGCCGGCGAACGGGCCGCGCTGGCCGACCCCGGGGCGCACCGCATCCTGGACACCGCGATCTCCCGGGAGCCGATGGCGCTGGCGGTGCGCGACGACGACGCGGCGTGGTTCCGGGTGTGCCGGTGGGTGCTGTGGTTCCTGGTCAGCGCCGAGTACGCGGCACAGCAGGCACCGCCGGCCCGGCGTGGCGACGCGCTCGCCGAGGCGGCCCGCACCGCCGGCGAGCACGGTGTCTCCCTCGGCCTGGACGAGGGCTGGGCCCGGCGGGTCCTGGAAGCCGTCGGCACCTACGGTGACATCTACGACCGCAACCTCGGCCCCGACTCGGGACTGTCGGTCCCCCGCGGCCTCAACGAGCTGTTCACCAGGGGCGGTCTGCACTACGCCCACCCGCTGCACTGA
- a CDS encoding methylaspartate mutase yields MGTRTTLERAAGTAPTTTTTAPAGRFSRFVRRAADEGRLVVQPRMGFGRSDQMRAGLEAVRAARGTTVGTITVDSYTRVNDHASARDALAAGADLNGFPVVAHGSGATREMLESVAGEDFPVQVRHGSALPYELFTALVQAGADATEGGPVSYCLPYSRVPLPQAVQAWAECCRLLAGLDEPVHLESFGGCMLGQLCPPSLLVALSVLEGMFFRENGLRDISVSYAQQTHPEQDVEALAALRRLAGEWLGGAEWHVVLYTYMGVFPRTPVGAYRILEESVRLAVRTGTERLIVKTPAEAARIPSIGENIDALEFAAAVAEDEALAPTAATASDTGIYEEARMLLTSTLELGDDVGSALVRAFSSGHLDVPFCLHRDNANRSRARIDHHGRLVWADPGAMPVRTLRAEETAQHRLTARGLIDMLGFNERRFDREQLIGPHFKELA; encoded by the coding sequence ATGGGCACCCGAACGACATTGGAACGGGCCGCCGGAACGGCCCCGACGACAACGACGACGGCCCCCGCCGGGCGCTTCTCCCGGTTCGTGCGGCGCGCCGCCGACGAGGGCCGGCTGGTGGTGCAGCCGCGGATGGGGTTCGGCCGGAGCGACCAGATGCGGGCCGGGCTGGAGGCGGTCCGCGCCGCCCGCGGGACGACCGTGGGCACGATCACCGTCGACAGCTACACGCGGGTCAACGACCACGCCTCGGCCCGGGACGCGCTGGCCGCCGGAGCCGACCTCAACGGCTTCCCGGTGGTGGCGCACGGCTCCGGCGCGACCCGGGAGATGCTCGAATCGGTGGCCGGGGAGGACTTCCCCGTCCAGGTGCGGCACGGCTCGGCGCTGCCGTACGAACTGTTCACCGCGCTGGTCCAGGCCGGCGCGGACGCCACCGAGGGCGGCCCCGTCTCGTACTGCCTGCCCTACAGCAGAGTGCCGTTACCCCAGGCGGTGCAGGCGTGGGCGGAGTGCTGCCGGCTGCTGGCCGGGCTGGACGAGCCGGTGCACCTGGAGAGTTTCGGCGGCTGCATGCTGGGCCAGTTGTGCCCGCCGAGCCTGCTGGTGGCGCTCTCGGTCCTGGAGGGGATGTTCTTCCGGGAGAACGGGCTGCGTGACATCTCCGTCAGCTACGCCCAGCAGACCCATCCGGAACAGGACGTCGAGGCGCTGGCGGCGCTGCGCAGACTCGCCGGGGAATGGCTGGGCGGTGCCGAGTGGCACGTGGTGCTCTACACCTACATGGGGGTCTTCCCGCGCACCCCGGTGGGGGCCTACCGGATCCTGGAGGAGAGCGTCCGGCTGGCGGTGCGCACCGGCACCGAGCGGCTCATCGTCAAGACCCCGGCGGAGGCCGCGCGGATCCCCTCGATCGGCGAGAACATCGACGCGCTGGAGTTCGCCGCCGCCGTCGCCGAGGACGAGGCGCTGGCGCCCACCGCGGCGACCGCCTCCGACACCGGCATCTACGAGGAGGCGCGCATGCTGCTCACCTCCACCCTCGAACTCGGCGACGACGTGGGCTCCGCACTGGTCCGGGCGTTCTCCTCCGGCCACCTGGACGTCCCGTTCTGCCTCCACCGCGACAACGCCAACCGCTCGCGGGCCCGGATCGACCACCACGGACGGCTGGTGTGGGCGGACCCTGGGGCGATGCCGGTACGGACCCTGCGCGCCGAGGAGACCGCGCAGCACCGGCTGACCGCCCGCGGACTGATCGACATGCTCGGCTTCAACGAGCGCCGCTTCGACCGGGAACAGCTCATCGGACCGCACTTCAAGGAGCTCGCGTGA